A DNA window from Engystomops pustulosus chromosome 10, aEngPut4.maternal, whole genome shotgun sequence contains the following coding sequences:
- the SMG7 gene encoding nonsense-mediated mRNA decay factor SMG7 isoform X6, giving the protein MSLLCAQYLRQAEVLKADMTESKPGTAEVWTSRQALQDLYQKMLVTDLEYALDKKVEQDLWNHAFKNQITTLQGQAKNRTNPNRSEVQANLSLFLEAASGFYTQLLQELCTVFNVDLPCRVKSSQLGIISNKQMHCGTVVKPQSSSCSYICQHCLVHLGDIARYRNQTSQAESYYRHAAQLVPSNGQPYNQLAILASSKGDHLTTIFYYCRSIAVKFPFPAASTNLQKALSKALESREEVKKRWSVSDFIKAFIKFHGHVYLAKNLDRLSHLREQLEEQFKSMVFHKAFNSQQLVHITVINLFQLHHLRNFGTDAEQQSFSQDEELCWSQLLALFMSFLGTLCRSPSKTRHCDETSCADPLPAIKVSLDWMKLRPTVFQETAVEERQYVWPWLISLLNSFHVLEEDLTSANLLPLPEEFELQGFLALRPAFRNLDFSRGHQAIIGDRETQHRRLRPIRLVSLGKWISENQPRLLQYQTVQGELYFSTDIPEVMIEDADDVEDVSSPLETRQTDVQKTEGSPGLKSVLSTGRSPNGESSEKPVVTFKENIKPQEVNREMPARSYTRSANAGKEQRDFIKGINMTANKKDNNIKRKNEPKKASTDKVQEPAKQSIAVQVKAPVSEARKTPVTPTSSPSTNTQFIPIHHPGAFPPLPSRPGFPPPTYVIPPVAFSMSSGYTFPPGVNVPGSFLQPSSHSAAGNQGPPGKQSHIPYSQQRPSGPGTPNQGGLGTQMQPQAQSGSPTQPSTPTSAQLQLQVMAQQQQQSPTKPIQSLGKNPQHHPSLQQYQQTADASKQLWNSPQVPNSLGKLLPPPMKQNYFMDGRLPNEPLNMLEQCLQHPVMQQPLEKKMKSFPMDAYNQNTSEMKMSDFYWGEQAPYSLNDNRALLAQQSMNNQRGKRQPSGYRSGQEPMTRLPFESLLEKPSELISQPPSFLSLTGFSLSQERFPGNSVFNDVYSKSPCSSTKSEVCPPIGQQETSLYSLFEGKPWSPSLPASSDHSTPASQSPHSSNPSSLPSSPPTHNHAAQPFSNFGPIGTPDNRDRRGADRWKTDKPAMGGFGLDYLSVASSSENSWRQINNSSSANAWTAQSNAREDSSALMESLKSIWSTTMMHPGPSALEQLLMQQKEKQQRGQGSLNPPH; this is encoded by the exons GCAGGCCGAAGTCCTGAAAGCAGATATGACAG AATCCAAGCCTGGCACAGCAGAGGTGTGGACATCCCGTCAGGCTCTACAGGACTTGTACCAGAAGATGCTTGTGACAGACCTGGAGTATGCACTGGACAAGAAGGTGGAGCAAGACCT CTGGAATCATGCCTTCAAGAACCAGATTACCACACTGCAGGGTCAGGCGAAAAATCGGACAAACCCAAATCGCAGTGAGGTGCAGGCTAATCTATCACTATTCCTGGAGGCAGCTAGCGGATTCTATACACAG CTTTTGCAGGAGTTATGCACTGTGTTCAATGTGGATTTGCCTTGCCGCGTGAAGTCTTCTCAGCTGGGGATTATCAGCAATAAGCAGATGCACTGTGGGACCGTGGTGAAACCTCAATCCAGTTCCTGCTCCTATATCTGCCAGCACTGCTTGGTTCATCTTGGAGATATTG CTCGCTATAGAAATCAGACAAGCCAAGCTGAATCCTATTACAGACATGCTGCTCAACTTGTCCCTTCCAATG GTCAGCCATATAATCAGCTGGCTATTCTCGCCTCTTCTAAGGGGGATCATTTGACCACTATTTTTTACTACTGCCGCAGCATCGCTGTTAAATTTCCATTTCCAGCAGCCTCCACAAACCTGCAGAAGGCTCTTTCCAAAGCACTGGAGAG CCGCGAGGAGGTGAAAAAACGATGGAGTGTCTCAGATTTTATCAAGGCCTTCATTAAGTTCCACGGACATgtttatttagcaaaaaatttGGACCGACTGAGCCATTTGCGAGAGCAACTGGAGGAGCAGTTCAAG AGTATGGTGTTTCACAAAGCCTTCAATTCCCAGCAGTTGGTTCATATCACAGTCATCAACCTGTTTCAGCTGCACCACTTGCGCAATTTTGGTACTGACGCTGAGCAGCAAAGCTTCAGCCAAGACGAGGAGCTGTGCTGGTCTCAGCTGCTGGCTCTCTTCA TGTCGTTCCTTGGCACCCTGTGCAGAAGTCCTTCGAAGACCCGTCACTGTGATGAAACATCCTGTGCCGATCCACTTCCTGCTATCAAGGTGTCTCTAGACTGGATGAAGCTGCGTCCCACTGTATTCCAGGAGACTGCAGTGGAGGAGAGACAATA TGTTTGGCCATGGCTGATTTCTCTGTTAAACAGTTTCCATGTGCTAGAGGAAGACCTGACCAGTGCCAACT TGTTGCCGCTTCCAGAGGAGTTTGAGCTGCAAGGGTTTCTGGCTCTTCGACCAGCATTCAG AAACCTTGACTTCTCTAGAGGCCACCAAGCCATTATTGGAGACCGCGAGACGCAGCACCGCCGCCTGAGACCGATTCGTCTCGTATCACTAGGAAAGTGGATATCTGAAAACCAGCCAAG GTTGCTACAATACCAAACTGTGCAAGGTGAACTTTACTTCTCCACTGATATTCCTGAGGTCATGATTGAAGACGCAGATGATGTTGAAGACGTTTCCTCGCCACTAGAGACTAGACAAACAGACGTTCAGAAAACTGAGGGAAGCCCAGGTTTGAAGTCTGTACTTTCCACTGGGCGCAGTCCCAATGGGGAATCTTCTGAAAAGCCTGTGGTTACTTTTAAAGAGAACATTAAACCCCAGGAGGTGAACCGCGAGATGCCGGCTCGTAGTTACACAAGATCAGCCAATGCTGGCAAAGAGCAGAGAGACTTTATCAAGGGGATTAATATGACTGCTAACAAGAAGGATAATAACATTAAAAGAAAGAATGAACCCAAAAAGGCCAGTACTGACAAGGTGCAAGAGCCGGCAAAGCAGAGTATTGCAGTGCAG gtAAAAGCACCAGTCTCTGAGGCGAGAAAAACGCCAGTGACGCCGACATCAAGTCCAAGCACCAACACACAGTTCATACCTATCCACCACCCTGGAGCCTTCCCGCCTTTGCCTAGCCGACCAG GTTTCCCCCCTCCTACCTACGTCATCCCACCTGTAGCGTTCTCCATGAGTTCTGGCTATACTTTTCCTCCTGGAGTCAACGTCCCTGGATCTTTCCTGCAGCCTTCATCTCATTCTGCTGCTGGGAATCAGGGACCTCCAGGGAAACAGTCCCACATTCCTTACAGTCAGCAGAGACCTTCAGGACCAGGGACACCTAACCAAGGAGGCCTTGGTACCCAGATGCAGCCTCAGGCGCAGTCCGGTTCTCCAACCCAACCAAGCACACCCACATCAGCACAGCTGCAGCTTCAAGTCAtggcgcagcagcaacagcagtcGCCCACTAAACCTATTCAGTCACTTGGAAAAAATCCCCAACATCACCCTTCTCTCCAACAG TACCAGCAGACGGCAGACGCCTCGAAGCAGTTGTGGAACTCTCCTCAAGTCCCAAACTCACTGGGAAAGCTGCTGCCTCCACCCATGAAGCAGAACTATTTCATGGATGGTCGTCTACCCAATGAACCTCTGAACATGTTGGAGCAGTGCCTACAGCATCCCGTCATGCAGCAGCCCTTGGAGAAGAAGATGAAGTCTTTCCCAATGGATGCCTACAACCAGAACACGTCGGAGATGAAGATGTCCGACTtctactggggggagcaggcaccctaCAGTCTGAACGACAACAGAGCTCTGTTGGCACAACAGTCAATGAATAACCAAAGGGGCAAGCGCCAACCCTCTGGCTATCGTTCAGGACAGGAACCAATGACCCGATTGCCATTCGAG TCTCTTCTGGAAAAGCCATCTGAGCTGATATCCCAGCCCCCCTCTTTCCTCTCACTCACTGGATTTTCCCTGAGCCAG GAAAGGTTCCCCGGTAACAGCGTCTTCAATGATGTCTACAGCAAGTCGCCCTGTAGTAGCACAAAGTCTGAAGTGTGCCCACCCATAGGGCAGCAGGAGACCTCTCTGTACTCTCTGTTTGAGGGGAAACCTTGGTCTCCGTCTCTTCCGGCAAGCTCAG ATCATTCTACACCAGCCAGTCAGTCGCCTCATTCTTCAAACCCGAGCAGTTTGCCGAGCTCTCCCCCCACCCACAACCATGCAGCGCAGCCTTTCTCTAACTTTGGGCCTATAGGAACCCCAGATAACCGCGATCGGCGCGGTGCTGACCGATGGAAGACGGACAAGCCAG CAATGGGAGGTTTTGGTCTGGACTACCTGTCCGTGGCCTCCTCCTCGGAGAACAGCTGGCGCCAGATAAATAATTCCAGCAGTGCAAATGCTTGGACGGCCCAAAGCAACGCAAGAGAGGACTCGTCTGCCCTCATGGAGAGCTTGAAG tccATATGGTCTACCACAATGATGCATCCTGGTCCGTCAGCCCTGGAACAGCTCCTGATGCAGCAGAAGGAGAAGCAGCAGAGAGGACAGGGATCACTCAATCCTCCGCACTGA
- the SMG7 gene encoding nonsense-mediated mRNA decay factor SMG7 isoform X2 produces the protein MSLLCAQYLRQAEVLKADMTESKPGTAEVWTSRQALQDLYQKMLVTDLEYALDKKVEQDLWNHAFKNQITTLQGQAKNRTNPNRSEVQANLSLFLEAASGFYTQLLQELCTVFNVDLPCRVKSSQLGIISNKQMHCGTVVKPQSSSCSYICQHCLVHLGDIARYRNQTSQAESYYRHAAQLVPSNGQPYNQLAILASSKGDHLTTIFYYCRSIAVKFPFPAASTNLQKALSKALESREEVKKRWSVSDFIKAFIKFHGHVYLAKNLDRLSHLREQLEEQFKSMVFHKAFNSQQLVHITVINLFQLHHLRNFGTDAEQQSFSQDEELCWSQLLALFMSFLGTLCRSPSKTRHCDETSCADPLPAIKVSLDWMKLRPTVFQETAVEERQYVWPWLISLLNSFHVLEEDLTSANLLPLPEEFELQGFLALRPAFRNLDFSRGHQAIIGDRETQHRRLRPIRLVSLGKWISENQPRLLQYQTVQGELYFSTDIPEVMIEDADDVEDVSSPLETRQTDVQKTEGSPGLKSVLSTGRSPNGESSEKPVVTFKENIKPQEVNREMPARSYTRSANAGKEQRDFIKGINMTANKKDNNIKRKNEPKKASTDKVQEPAKQSIAVQVKAPVSEARKTPVTPTSSPSTNTQFIPIHHPGAFPPLPSRPGFPPPTYVIPPVAFSMSSGYTFPPGVNVPGSFLQPSSHSAAGNQGPPGKQSHIPYSQQRPSGPGTPNQGGLGTQMQPQAQSGSPTQPSTPTSAQLQLQVMAQQQQQSPTKPIQSLGKNPQHHPSLQQYQQTADASKQLWNSPQVPNSLGKLLPPPMKQNYFMDGRLPNEPLNMLEQCLQHPVMQQPLEKKMKSFPMDAYNQNTSEMKMSDFYWGEQAPYSLNDNRALLAQQSMNNQRGKRQPSGYRSGQEPMTRLPFEEPKRSPLLPPDLLKSLAALEEEEELAFSPPPDLYPALLGPLATLPGRSLFSLLEKPSELISQPPSFLSLTGFSLSQERFPGNSVFNDVYSKSPCSSTKSEVCPPIGQQETSLYSLFEGKPWSPSLPASSDHSTPASQSPHSSNPSSLPSSPPTHNHAAQPFSNFGPIGTPDNRDRRGADRWKTDKPAMGGFGLDYLSVASSSENSWRQINNSSSANAWTAQSNAREDSSALMESLKSIWSTTMMHPGPSALEQLLMQQKEKQQRGQGSLNPPH, from the exons GCAGGCCGAAGTCCTGAAAGCAGATATGACAG AATCCAAGCCTGGCACAGCAGAGGTGTGGACATCCCGTCAGGCTCTACAGGACTTGTACCAGAAGATGCTTGTGACAGACCTGGAGTATGCACTGGACAAGAAGGTGGAGCAAGACCT CTGGAATCATGCCTTCAAGAACCAGATTACCACACTGCAGGGTCAGGCGAAAAATCGGACAAACCCAAATCGCAGTGAGGTGCAGGCTAATCTATCACTATTCCTGGAGGCAGCTAGCGGATTCTATACACAG CTTTTGCAGGAGTTATGCACTGTGTTCAATGTGGATTTGCCTTGCCGCGTGAAGTCTTCTCAGCTGGGGATTATCAGCAATAAGCAGATGCACTGTGGGACCGTGGTGAAACCTCAATCCAGTTCCTGCTCCTATATCTGCCAGCACTGCTTGGTTCATCTTGGAGATATTG CTCGCTATAGAAATCAGACAAGCCAAGCTGAATCCTATTACAGACATGCTGCTCAACTTGTCCCTTCCAATG GTCAGCCATATAATCAGCTGGCTATTCTCGCCTCTTCTAAGGGGGATCATTTGACCACTATTTTTTACTACTGCCGCAGCATCGCTGTTAAATTTCCATTTCCAGCAGCCTCCACAAACCTGCAGAAGGCTCTTTCCAAAGCACTGGAGAG CCGCGAGGAGGTGAAAAAACGATGGAGTGTCTCAGATTTTATCAAGGCCTTCATTAAGTTCCACGGACATgtttatttagcaaaaaatttGGACCGACTGAGCCATTTGCGAGAGCAACTGGAGGAGCAGTTCAAG AGTATGGTGTTTCACAAAGCCTTCAATTCCCAGCAGTTGGTTCATATCACAGTCATCAACCTGTTTCAGCTGCACCACTTGCGCAATTTTGGTACTGACGCTGAGCAGCAAAGCTTCAGCCAAGACGAGGAGCTGTGCTGGTCTCAGCTGCTGGCTCTCTTCA TGTCGTTCCTTGGCACCCTGTGCAGAAGTCCTTCGAAGACCCGTCACTGTGATGAAACATCCTGTGCCGATCCACTTCCTGCTATCAAGGTGTCTCTAGACTGGATGAAGCTGCGTCCCACTGTATTCCAGGAGACTGCAGTGGAGGAGAGACAATA TGTTTGGCCATGGCTGATTTCTCTGTTAAACAGTTTCCATGTGCTAGAGGAAGACCTGACCAGTGCCAACT TGTTGCCGCTTCCAGAGGAGTTTGAGCTGCAAGGGTTTCTGGCTCTTCGACCAGCATTCAG AAACCTTGACTTCTCTAGAGGCCACCAAGCCATTATTGGAGACCGCGAGACGCAGCACCGCCGCCTGAGACCGATTCGTCTCGTATCACTAGGAAAGTGGATATCTGAAAACCAGCCAAG GTTGCTACAATACCAAACTGTGCAAGGTGAACTTTACTTCTCCACTGATATTCCTGAGGTCATGATTGAAGACGCAGATGATGTTGAAGACGTTTCCTCGCCACTAGAGACTAGACAAACAGACGTTCAGAAAACTGAGGGAAGCCCAGGTTTGAAGTCTGTACTTTCCACTGGGCGCAGTCCCAATGGGGAATCTTCTGAAAAGCCTGTGGTTACTTTTAAAGAGAACATTAAACCCCAGGAGGTGAACCGCGAGATGCCGGCTCGTAGTTACACAAGATCAGCCAATGCTGGCAAAGAGCAGAGAGACTTTATCAAGGGGATTAATATGACTGCTAACAAGAAGGATAATAACATTAAAAGAAAGAATGAACCCAAAAAGGCCAGTACTGACAAGGTGCAAGAGCCGGCAAAGCAGAGTATTGCAGTGCAG gtAAAAGCACCAGTCTCTGAGGCGAGAAAAACGCCAGTGACGCCGACATCAAGTCCAAGCACCAACACACAGTTCATACCTATCCACCACCCTGGAGCCTTCCCGCCTTTGCCTAGCCGACCAG GTTTCCCCCCTCCTACCTACGTCATCCCACCTGTAGCGTTCTCCATGAGTTCTGGCTATACTTTTCCTCCTGGAGTCAACGTCCCTGGATCTTTCCTGCAGCCTTCATCTCATTCTGCTGCTGGGAATCAGGGACCTCCAGGGAAACAGTCCCACATTCCTTACAGTCAGCAGAGACCTTCAGGACCAGGGACACCTAACCAAGGAGGCCTTGGTACCCAGATGCAGCCTCAGGCGCAGTCCGGTTCTCCAACCCAACCAAGCACACCCACATCAGCACAGCTGCAGCTTCAAGTCAtggcgcagcagcaacagcagtcGCCCACTAAACCTATTCAGTCACTTGGAAAAAATCCCCAACATCACCCTTCTCTCCAACAG TACCAGCAGACGGCAGACGCCTCGAAGCAGTTGTGGAACTCTCCTCAAGTCCCAAACTCACTGGGAAAGCTGCTGCCTCCACCCATGAAGCAGAACTATTTCATGGATGGTCGTCTACCCAATGAACCTCTGAACATGTTGGAGCAGTGCCTACAGCATCCCGTCATGCAGCAGCCCTTGGAGAAGAAGATGAAGTCTTTCCCAATGGATGCCTACAACCAGAACACGTCGGAGATGAAGATGTCCGACTtctactggggggagcaggcaccctaCAGTCTGAACGACAACAGAGCTCTGTTGGCACAACAGTCAATGAATAACCAAAGGGGCAAGCGCCAACCCTCTGGCTATCGTTCAGGACAGGAACCAATGACCCGATTGCCATTCGAG GAACCCAAGCgttcccctctccttcccccgGACCTGTTAAAGAGTCTGGCTGctctagaggaggaggaagagctgGCTTTCTCCCCTCCTCCTGATCTGTACCCAGCTCTGCTCGGCCCTCTGGCCACACTCCCTGGACGAAGCCTCTTT TCTCTTCTGGAAAAGCCATCTGAGCTGATATCCCAGCCCCCCTCTTTCCTCTCACTCACTGGATTTTCCCTGAGCCAG GAAAGGTTCCCCGGTAACAGCGTCTTCAATGATGTCTACAGCAAGTCGCCCTGTAGTAGCACAAAGTCTGAAGTGTGCCCACCCATAGGGCAGCAGGAGACCTCTCTGTACTCTCTGTTTGAGGGGAAACCTTGGTCTCCGTCTCTTCCGGCAAGCTCAG ATCATTCTACACCAGCCAGTCAGTCGCCTCATTCTTCAAACCCGAGCAGTTTGCCGAGCTCTCCCCCCACCCACAACCATGCAGCGCAGCCTTTCTCTAACTTTGGGCCTATAGGAACCCCAGATAACCGCGATCGGCGCGGTGCTGACCGATGGAAGACGGACAAGCCAG CAATGGGAGGTTTTGGTCTGGACTACCTGTCCGTGGCCTCCTCCTCGGAGAACAGCTGGCGCCAGATAAATAATTCCAGCAGTGCAAATGCTTGGACGGCCCAAAGCAACGCAAGAGAGGACTCGTCTGCCCTCATGGAGAGCTTGAAG tccATATGGTCTACCACAATGATGCATCCTGGTCCGTCAGCCCTGGAACAGCTCCTGATGCAGCAGAAGGAGAAGCAGCAGAGAGGACAGGGATCACTCAATCCTCCGCACTGA
- the SMG7 gene encoding nonsense-mediated mRNA decay factor SMG7 isoform X7, with product MSLLCAQYLRQAEVLKADMTESKPGTAEVWTSRQALQDLYQKMLVTDLEYALDKKVEQDLWNHAFKNQITTLQGQAKNRTNPNRSEVQANLSLFLEAASGFYTQLLQELCTVFNVDLPCRVKSSQLGIISNKQMHCGTVVKPQSSSCSYICQHCLVHLGDIARYRNQTSQAESYYRHAAQLVPSNGQPYNQLAILASSKGDHLTTIFYYCRSIAVKFPFPAASTNLQKALSKALESREEVKKRWSVSDFIKAFIKFHGHVYLAKNLDRLSHLREQLEEQFKSMVFHKAFNSQQLVHITVINLFQLHHLRNFGTDAEQQSFSQDEELCWSQLLALFMSFLGTLCRSPSKTRHCDETSCADPLPAIKVSLDWMKLRPTVFQETAVEERQYVWPWLISLLNSFHVLEEDLTSANLLPLPEEFELQGFLALRPAFRNLDFSRGHQAIIGDRETQHRRLRPIRLVSLGKWISENQPRLLQYQTVQGELYFSTDIPEVMIEDADDVEDVSSPLETRQTDVQKTEGSPGLKSVLSTGRSPNGESSEKPVVTFKENIKPQEVNREMPARSYTRSANAGKEQRDFIKGINMTANKKDNNIKRKNEPKKASTDKVQEPAKQSIAVQVKAPVSEARKTPVTPTSSPSTNTQFIPIHHPGAFPPLPSRPGFPPPTYVIPPVAFSMSSGYTFPPGVNVPGSFLQPSSHSAAGNQGPPGKQSHIPYSQQRPSGPGTPNQGGLGTQMQPQAQSGSPTQPSTPTSAQLQLQVMAQQQQQSPTKPIQSLGKNPQHHPSLQQYQQTADASKQLWNSPQVPNSLGKLLPPPMKQNYFMDGRLPNEPLNMLEQCLQHPVMQQPLEKKMKSFPMDAYNQNTSEMKMSDFYWGEQAPYSLNDNRALLAQQSMNNQRGKRQPSGYRSGQEPMTRLPFEERFPGNSVFNDVYSKSPCSSTKSEVCPPIGQQETSLYSLFEGKPWSPSLPASSDHSTPASQSPHSSNPSSLPSSPPTHNHAAQPFSNFGPIGTPDNRDRRGADRWKTDKPAMGGFGLDYLSVASSSENSWRQINNSSSANAWTAQSNAREDSSALMESLKSIWSTTMMHPGPSALEQLLMQQKEKQQRGQGSLNPPH from the exons GCAGGCCGAAGTCCTGAAAGCAGATATGACAG AATCCAAGCCTGGCACAGCAGAGGTGTGGACATCCCGTCAGGCTCTACAGGACTTGTACCAGAAGATGCTTGTGACAGACCTGGAGTATGCACTGGACAAGAAGGTGGAGCAAGACCT CTGGAATCATGCCTTCAAGAACCAGATTACCACACTGCAGGGTCAGGCGAAAAATCGGACAAACCCAAATCGCAGTGAGGTGCAGGCTAATCTATCACTATTCCTGGAGGCAGCTAGCGGATTCTATACACAG CTTTTGCAGGAGTTATGCACTGTGTTCAATGTGGATTTGCCTTGCCGCGTGAAGTCTTCTCAGCTGGGGATTATCAGCAATAAGCAGATGCACTGTGGGACCGTGGTGAAACCTCAATCCAGTTCCTGCTCCTATATCTGCCAGCACTGCTTGGTTCATCTTGGAGATATTG CTCGCTATAGAAATCAGACAAGCCAAGCTGAATCCTATTACAGACATGCTGCTCAACTTGTCCCTTCCAATG GTCAGCCATATAATCAGCTGGCTATTCTCGCCTCTTCTAAGGGGGATCATTTGACCACTATTTTTTACTACTGCCGCAGCATCGCTGTTAAATTTCCATTTCCAGCAGCCTCCACAAACCTGCAGAAGGCTCTTTCCAAAGCACTGGAGAG CCGCGAGGAGGTGAAAAAACGATGGAGTGTCTCAGATTTTATCAAGGCCTTCATTAAGTTCCACGGACATgtttatttagcaaaaaatttGGACCGACTGAGCCATTTGCGAGAGCAACTGGAGGAGCAGTTCAAG AGTATGGTGTTTCACAAAGCCTTCAATTCCCAGCAGTTGGTTCATATCACAGTCATCAACCTGTTTCAGCTGCACCACTTGCGCAATTTTGGTACTGACGCTGAGCAGCAAAGCTTCAGCCAAGACGAGGAGCTGTGCTGGTCTCAGCTGCTGGCTCTCTTCA TGTCGTTCCTTGGCACCCTGTGCAGAAGTCCTTCGAAGACCCGTCACTGTGATGAAACATCCTGTGCCGATCCACTTCCTGCTATCAAGGTGTCTCTAGACTGGATGAAGCTGCGTCCCACTGTATTCCAGGAGACTGCAGTGGAGGAGAGACAATA TGTTTGGCCATGGCTGATTTCTCTGTTAAACAGTTTCCATGTGCTAGAGGAAGACCTGACCAGTGCCAACT TGTTGCCGCTTCCAGAGGAGTTTGAGCTGCAAGGGTTTCTGGCTCTTCGACCAGCATTCAG AAACCTTGACTTCTCTAGAGGCCACCAAGCCATTATTGGAGACCGCGAGACGCAGCACCGCCGCCTGAGACCGATTCGTCTCGTATCACTAGGAAAGTGGATATCTGAAAACCAGCCAAG GTTGCTACAATACCAAACTGTGCAAGGTGAACTTTACTTCTCCACTGATATTCCTGAGGTCATGATTGAAGACGCAGATGATGTTGAAGACGTTTCCTCGCCACTAGAGACTAGACAAACAGACGTTCAGAAAACTGAGGGAAGCCCAGGTTTGAAGTCTGTACTTTCCACTGGGCGCAGTCCCAATGGGGAATCTTCTGAAAAGCCTGTGGTTACTTTTAAAGAGAACATTAAACCCCAGGAGGTGAACCGCGAGATGCCGGCTCGTAGTTACACAAGATCAGCCAATGCTGGCAAAGAGCAGAGAGACTTTATCAAGGGGATTAATATGACTGCTAACAAGAAGGATAATAACATTAAAAGAAAGAATGAACCCAAAAAGGCCAGTACTGACAAGGTGCAAGAGCCGGCAAAGCAGAGTATTGCAGTGCAG gtAAAAGCACCAGTCTCTGAGGCGAGAAAAACGCCAGTGACGCCGACATCAAGTCCAAGCACCAACACACAGTTCATACCTATCCACCACCCTGGAGCCTTCCCGCCTTTGCCTAGCCGACCAG GTTTCCCCCCTCCTACCTACGTCATCCCACCTGTAGCGTTCTCCATGAGTTCTGGCTATACTTTTCCTCCTGGAGTCAACGTCCCTGGATCTTTCCTGCAGCCTTCATCTCATTCTGCTGCTGGGAATCAGGGACCTCCAGGGAAACAGTCCCACATTCCTTACAGTCAGCAGAGACCTTCAGGACCAGGGACACCTAACCAAGGAGGCCTTGGTACCCAGATGCAGCCTCAGGCGCAGTCCGGTTCTCCAACCCAACCAAGCACACCCACATCAGCACAGCTGCAGCTTCAAGTCAtggcgcagcagcaacagcagtcGCCCACTAAACCTATTCAGTCACTTGGAAAAAATCCCCAACATCACCCTTCTCTCCAACAG TACCAGCAGACGGCAGACGCCTCGAAGCAGTTGTGGAACTCTCCTCAAGTCCCAAACTCACTGGGAAAGCTGCTGCCTCCACCCATGAAGCAGAACTATTTCATGGATGGTCGTCTACCCAATGAACCTCTGAACATGTTGGAGCAGTGCCTACAGCATCCCGTCATGCAGCAGCCCTTGGAGAAGAAGATGAAGTCTTTCCCAATGGATGCCTACAACCAGAACACGTCGGAGATGAAGATGTCCGACTtctactggggggagcaggcaccctaCAGTCTGAACGACAACAGAGCTCTGTTGGCACAACAGTCAATGAATAACCAAAGGGGCAAGCGCCAACCCTCTGGCTATCGTTCAGGACAGGAACCAATGACCCGATTGCCATTCGAG GAAAGGTTCCCCGGTAACAGCGTCTTCAATGATGTCTACAGCAAGTCGCCCTGTAGTAGCACAAAGTCTGAAGTGTGCCCACCCATAGGGCAGCAGGAGACCTCTCTGTACTCTCTGTTTGAGGGGAAACCTTGGTCTCCGTCTCTTCCGGCAAGCTCAG ATCATTCTACACCAGCCAGTCAGTCGCCTCATTCTTCAAACCCGAGCAGTTTGCCGAGCTCTCCCCCCACCCACAACCATGCAGCGCAGCCTTTCTCTAACTTTGGGCCTATAGGAACCCCAGATAACCGCGATCGGCGCGGTGCTGACCGATGGAAGACGGACAAGCCAG CAATGGGAGGTTTTGGTCTGGACTACCTGTCCGTGGCCTCCTCCTCGGAGAACAGCTGGCGCCAGATAAATAATTCCAGCAGTGCAAATGCTTGGACGGCCCAAAGCAACGCAAGAGAGGACTCGTCTGCCCTCATGGAGAGCTTGAAG tccATATGGTCTACCACAATGATGCATCCTGGTCCGTCAGCCCTGGAACAGCTCCTGATGCAGCAGAAGGAGAAGCAGCAGAGAGGACAGGGATCACTCAATCCTCCGCACTGA